Proteins co-encoded in one Euleptes europaea isolate rEulEur1 chromosome 1, rEulEur1.hap1, whole genome shotgun sequence genomic window:
- the TREX2 gene encoding three prime repair exonuclease 2 codes for MASPQEFQTFVFLDLETTGLPPDRPCMAELSLVAVHRRSLQCPTLDLSRSPQPPRILDKLTLCVDPQKPFTAKAEEITGLSNRTLEEDCKPGFDSAAAEAMRAFLDRQAGPVCLVAHNGLCFDFPLLRTELWRVNADLPPDTGCLDTLPALKDLDQAASKSYRLGEVFRRFYERDPVGAHSAEGDALTLLLVFLARAPELMDWAAVNARSWGEIKPMYSPQSNRL; via the coding sequence ATGGCTTCCCCCCAGGAATTCCAGACCTTCGTCTTCCTCGACCTCGAAACCACCGGCTTGCCCCCCGACCGGCCCTGCATGGCCGAGCTGAGCCTGGTCGCCGTCCACCGCCGCTCCCTGCAGTGCCCCACCCTGGATTTGTCCCGGTCCCCGCAGCCTCCCCGCATCTTGGACAAGCTCACCCTCTGCGTCGACCCTCAGAAGCCCTTCACCGCCAAAGCGGAGGAGATCACCGGCCTGAGCAACCGGACGCTGGAGGAGGACTGCAAGCCGGGTTTTGACAGTGCCGCGGCAGAGGCCATGAGGGCCTTCCTGGACCGGCAGGCCGGCCCCGTCTGCCTGGTGGCCCACAACGGCCTGTGCTTTGACTTCCCTCTCCTGCGGACCGAGCTCTGGCGGGTGAACGCCGACCTGCCCCCGGACACCGGCTGCTTGGACACGCTGCCCGCCTTGAAGGACCTGGACCAGGCTGCCAGCAAGAGCTACCGGCTGGGAGAGGTCTTCCGACGCTTCTATGAGCGGGATCCGGTCGGGGCCCACTCGGCCGAAGGGGACGCCCTCACCCTTCTCTTGGTCTTCCTCGCCCGAGCCCCCGAACTGATGGACTGGGCAGCGGTCAACGCCCGGAGCTGGGGGGAGATCAAGCCCATGTACTCTCCCCAGTCCAATCGGTTGTAG